In a genomic window of Meleagris gallopavo isolate NT-WF06-2002-E0010 breed Aviagen turkey brand Nicholas breeding stock chromosome 1, Turkey_5.1, whole genome shotgun sequence:
- the LOC109364357 gene encoding uncharacterized protein LOC109364357, with amino-acid sequence PVRSQLCPFPILPRTQLRTTRPWLGWSLRSGGTPPFTQQLSGRSAAQHRSSTDVGFRPHSAPQATKFGAVSPGIPILPCQQCFHSTQPNVGQPSGPTHSSHTADLHPPQGQLSGLRIPAVFSYPALLFQAIRAINGGDHETSAEEFTNRVFNKIDVNGDGELSLDEFVEGARKDDEFMEVMMKSLDLSHIVAMINNRRHSV; translated from the exons CCTGTCAGATCCCAGCTCTGTCCTTTCCCCATCCTCCCCCGCACCCAACTGAGGACAACCCGCCCTTGGCTGGGCTGGTCGCTGCGTTCCGGAGGGACACCTCCATTTAcccagcagctctcaggacGCAGCGCTGCtcagcacagaagcagcacagatgtTGGCTTCCGCCCCCACTCTGCCCCGCAGGCGACCAAATTCGGGGCAGTTTCACCCGGGATCCCAATTCTGCCCTGTCAGCAGTGCTTCCATTCCACCCAACCCAATGTAGGGCAGCCCTCAGGTCCGACCCACTCCTCCCACACTGCAGACCTTCATCCCCCTCAGGGCCAGCTGTCAGGGTTGAGGATTCCCGCAGTGTTTTCCTATCCCGCTCTCCTCTTCCAGGCCATCCGTGCCATCAATGGTGGCGACCACGAGACGAGCGCAGAGGAGTTCACCAACCGCGTCTTCAACAAAATCGATGTGAACGGGGACG GGGAACTTTCCCTGGATGAATTTGTGGAGGGAGCGAGGAAGGACGACGAGTTCATGGAGGTGATGATGAAGAGTTTGGATCTGTCTCACATCGTGGCCATGATCAACAACCGCCGGCACAGCGTGTAA
- the ARSA gene encoding arylsulfatase A isoform X1 → MAERSAVPLLWALLPWALRGAAGGPPSFVLLLADDLGFGDLGSYGHPSSATPHLDRMAARGLRFTDFYSSSAVCSPSRAALLTGRFQMRSGIYPGVFYPDSRGGLPLSEVTVAEVLKAKGYATAIVGKWHLGLGARGSFLPIHQGFDHFLGVPYSHDQLEERAVCSLQGPCQNLTCFPPDIKCFGTCDQGLVPVPLLWNQSIVQQPVSFPDLVPLYNKFARDFIADCARRGVPFLLYYASHHTHHPQFASQDYAGQSERGPFGDALSEFDGSVGQLLQALQENGLENTTFVFFTSDNGPSTMRMARGGSSGLLKCGKGTTYEGGMREPAVAYWPGRITPGVTHELASTLDILPTLTALAGAALPDVSLDGYDLSPLLFESGKSPRQTMFFYPPSPDPQHGPFAVRLGKYKAHYFTQGSFHSDTTPDQACHGLTPLTHHEPPLLFDLESDPAENYNLVQSAAGPEVWQVLKDIEVQKTLFEQRMVFGESQMRKGGDPALEPCCKPDCTPKPSCCCCS, encoded by the exons ATGGCGGAGCGGAGCGCCGTTCCGCTGCTGTGGGCGCTGCTGCCGTGGGCGCTGCGGGGCGCGGCCGGCGGCCCGCCCAGCTTCGTGCTGCTGCTGGCGGATGATTTGGGCTTCGGAGACCTGGGCAGCTACGGGCACCCCTCCTCCGCCACGCCCCACCTGGACCGGATGGCGGCCCGAGGGCTGCGCTTCACCGATTTCTACAGCAGCTCTGCGGTGTGCAGCCCCTCCCG GGCCGCCCTGCTGACCGGCCGCTTCCAGATGCGCTCCGGGATTTACCCCGGTGTGTTTTACCCTGACTCCCGGGGAGGCCTTCCGCTGTCTGAGGTCACCGTTGCAGAGGTGCTGAAGGCCAAAGGTTATGCCACAGCCATCGTTGGCAAATGGCACCTCGGCCTGGGCGCTCGTGGCTCCTTCCTGCCCATCCACCAGGGCTTTGACCACTTCCTGGGGGTGCCGTACTCCCACGACCag CTGGAAGAGCGTGCTGTGTGCTCTCTCCAGGGCCCCTGTCAGAATCTCACCTGCTTCCCACCCGACATCAAGTGTTTTGGGACCTGTGACCAGGGCCTCGTGCCCGTCCCGCTGCTCTGGAACCAAAGCATCGTGCAGCAGCCGGTCTCCTTCCCTGACCTGGTGCCTCTCTACAACAAATTTGCACGGGACTTCATTGCCGACTGCGCCCGGCGAGGTGTGCCCTTCCTGCTCTACTATGCCTCCCAC cACACCCACCATCCCCAGTTTGCAAGCCAGGACTATGCAGGCCAGTCAGAGCGCGGGCCGTTTGGTGATGCGCTTTCGGAGTTTGACGGCTCAGTGGGACAGCTGCTGCAGGCCCTGCAGGAGAATGGCCTGGAGAACACAACCTTTGTGTTCTTCACCTCTGACAACGG CCCTTCTACCATGCGGATGGCACGCGGAGGCAGCTCTGGCCTTCTGAAATGTGGGAAGGGCACAACGTACGAAGGTGGCATGCGGGAACCAGCAGTGGCCTATTGGCCAGGCCGTATCACTCCAG GAGTGACTCATGAGCTGGCAAGCACCCTGGACATCCTGCCAACACTGACTGCcctggctggagcagctcttccCGACGTTTCCCTGGATGGTTATGACCTGAGTCCGCTGCTGTTTGAGTCAGGGAAG AGTCCCCGTCAGACCATGTTCTTCTACCCTCCATCCCCTGATCCACAGCATGGCCCCTTTGCTGTCCGGCTCGGGAAGTACAAGGCCCACTACTTCACACAAG GTTCCTTTCACAGTGATACAACCCCAGACCAGGCCTGCCACGGGCTGACCCCGCTGACCCATCACGAGCCCCCGCTGCTCTTTGACCTGGAGTCGGACCCTGCTGAGAACTACAATTTGGTGCAGAGCGCTGCAGGGCCAGAAGTTTGGCAAGTCCTGAAGGACATCGAAGTGCAGAAGACACTTTTTGAGCAACGCATGGTGTTTGGGGAAAGCCAGATGAGGAAGGGCGGGGATCCTGCCCTGGAACCCTGCTGCAAGCCAGACTGCACTCCCaagccctcctgctgctgctgctcgtAG
- the ARSA gene encoding arylsulfatase A isoform X2, translated as MAERSAVPLLWALLPWALRGAAGGPPSFVLLLADDLGFGDLGSYGHPSSATPHLDRMAARGLRFTDFYSSSAVCSPSRAALLTGRFQMRSGIYPGVFYPDSRGGLPLSEVTVAEVLKAKGYATAIVGKWHLGLGARGSFLPIHQGFDHFLGVPYSHDQGPCQNLTCFPPDIKCFGTCDQGLVPVPLLWNQSIVQQPVSFPDLVPLYNKFARDFIADCARRGVPFLLYYASHHTHHPQFASQDYAGQSERGPFGDALSEFDGSVGQLLQALQENGLENTTFVFFTSDNGPSTMRMARGGSSGLLKCGKGTTYEGGMREPAVAYWPGRITPGVTHELASTLDILPTLTALAGAALPDVSLDGYDLSPLLFESGKSPRQTMFFYPPSPDPQHGPFAVRLGKYKAHYFTQGSFHSDTTPDQACHGLTPLTHHEPPLLFDLESDPAENYNLVQSAAGPEVWQVLKDIEVQKTLFEQRMVFGESQMRKGGDPALEPCCKPDCTPKPSCCCCS; from the exons ATGGCGGAGCGGAGCGCCGTTCCGCTGCTGTGGGCGCTGCTGCCGTGGGCGCTGCGGGGCGCGGCCGGCGGCCCGCCCAGCTTCGTGCTGCTGCTGGCGGATGATTTGGGCTTCGGAGACCTGGGCAGCTACGGGCACCCCTCCTCCGCCACGCCCCACCTGGACCGGATGGCGGCCCGAGGGCTGCGCTTCACCGATTTCTACAGCAGCTCTGCGGTGTGCAGCCCCTCCCG GGCCGCCCTGCTGACCGGCCGCTTCCAGATGCGCTCCGGGATTTACCCCGGTGTGTTTTACCCTGACTCCCGGGGAGGCCTTCCGCTGTCTGAGGTCACCGTTGCAGAGGTGCTGAAGGCCAAAGGTTATGCCACAGCCATCGTTGGCAAATGGCACCTCGGCCTGGGCGCTCGTGGCTCCTTCCTGCCCATCCACCAGGGCTTTGACCACTTCCTGGGGGTGCCGTACTCCCACGACCag GGCCCCTGTCAGAATCTCACCTGCTTCCCACCCGACATCAAGTGTTTTGGGACCTGTGACCAGGGCCTCGTGCCCGTCCCGCTGCTCTGGAACCAAAGCATCGTGCAGCAGCCGGTCTCCTTCCCTGACCTGGTGCCTCTCTACAACAAATTTGCACGGGACTTCATTGCCGACTGCGCCCGGCGAGGTGTGCCCTTCCTGCTCTACTATGCCTCCCAC cACACCCACCATCCCCAGTTTGCAAGCCAGGACTATGCAGGCCAGTCAGAGCGCGGGCCGTTTGGTGATGCGCTTTCGGAGTTTGACGGCTCAGTGGGACAGCTGCTGCAGGCCCTGCAGGAGAATGGCCTGGAGAACACAACCTTTGTGTTCTTCACCTCTGACAACGG CCCTTCTACCATGCGGATGGCACGCGGAGGCAGCTCTGGCCTTCTGAAATGTGGGAAGGGCACAACGTACGAAGGTGGCATGCGGGAACCAGCAGTGGCCTATTGGCCAGGCCGTATCACTCCAG GAGTGACTCATGAGCTGGCAAGCACCCTGGACATCCTGCCAACACTGACTGCcctggctggagcagctcttccCGACGTTTCCCTGGATGGTTATGACCTGAGTCCGCTGCTGTTTGAGTCAGGGAAG AGTCCCCGTCAGACCATGTTCTTCTACCCTCCATCCCCTGATCCACAGCATGGCCCCTTTGCTGTCCGGCTCGGGAAGTACAAGGCCCACTACTTCACACAAG GTTCCTTTCACAGTGATACAACCCCAGACCAGGCCTGCCACGGGCTGACCCCGCTGACCCATCACGAGCCCCCGCTGCTCTTTGACCTGGAGTCGGACCCTGCTGAGAACTACAATTTGGTGCAGAGCGCTGCAGGGCCAGAAGTTTGGCAAGTCCTGAAGGACATCGAAGTGCAGAAGACACTTTTTGAGCAACGCATGGTGTTTGGGGAAAGCCAGATGAGGAAGGGCGGGGATCCTGCCCTGGAACCCTGCTGCAAGCCAGACTGCACTCCCaagccctcctgctgctgctgctcgtAG
- the ARSA gene encoding arylsulfatase A isoform X3: MAERSAVPLLWALLPWALRGAAGGPPSFVLLLADDLGFGDLGSYGHPSSATPHLDRMAARGLRFTDFYSSSAVCSPSRAALLTGRFQMRSGIYPGVFYPDSRGGLPLSEVTVAEVLKAKGYATAIVGKWHLGLGARGSFLPIHQGFDHFLGVPYSHDQLEERAVCSLQGPCQNLTCFPPDIKCFGTCDQGLVPVPLLWNQSIVQQPVSFPDLVPLYNKFARDFIADCARRGVPFLLYYASHHTHHPQFASQDYAGQSERGPFGDALSEFDGSVGQLLQALQENGLENTTFVFFTSDNGPSTMRMARGGSSGLLKCGKGTTYEGGMREPAVAYWPGRITPGVTHELASTLDILPTLTALAGAALPDVSLDGYDLSPLLFESGKHQGSSESLETLPGPVPGSFPAPWPHR; encoded by the exons ATGGCGGAGCGGAGCGCCGTTCCGCTGCTGTGGGCGCTGCTGCCGTGGGCGCTGCGGGGCGCGGCCGGCGGCCCGCCCAGCTTCGTGCTGCTGCTGGCGGATGATTTGGGCTTCGGAGACCTGGGCAGCTACGGGCACCCCTCCTCCGCCACGCCCCACCTGGACCGGATGGCGGCCCGAGGGCTGCGCTTCACCGATTTCTACAGCAGCTCTGCGGTGTGCAGCCCCTCCCG GGCCGCCCTGCTGACCGGCCGCTTCCAGATGCGCTCCGGGATTTACCCCGGTGTGTTTTACCCTGACTCCCGGGGAGGCCTTCCGCTGTCTGAGGTCACCGTTGCAGAGGTGCTGAAGGCCAAAGGTTATGCCACAGCCATCGTTGGCAAATGGCACCTCGGCCTGGGCGCTCGTGGCTCCTTCCTGCCCATCCACCAGGGCTTTGACCACTTCCTGGGGGTGCCGTACTCCCACGACCag CTGGAAGAGCGTGCTGTGTGCTCTCTCCAGGGCCCCTGTCAGAATCTCACCTGCTTCCCACCCGACATCAAGTGTTTTGGGACCTGTGACCAGGGCCTCGTGCCCGTCCCGCTGCTCTGGAACCAAAGCATCGTGCAGCAGCCGGTCTCCTTCCCTGACCTGGTGCCTCTCTACAACAAATTTGCACGGGACTTCATTGCCGACTGCGCCCGGCGAGGTGTGCCCTTCCTGCTCTACTATGCCTCCCAC cACACCCACCATCCCCAGTTTGCAAGCCAGGACTATGCAGGCCAGTCAGAGCGCGGGCCGTTTGGTGATGCGCTTTCGGAGTTTGACGGCTCAGTGGGACAGCTGCTGCAGGCCCTGCAGGAGAATGGCCTGGAGAACACAACCTTTGTGTTCTTCACCTCTGACAACGG CCCTTCTACCATGCGGATGGCACGCGGAGGCAGCTCTGGCCTTCTGAAATGTGGGAAGGGCACAACGTACGAAGGTGGCATGCGGGAACCAGCAGTGGCCTATTGGCCAGGCCGTATCACTCCAG GAGTGACTCATGAGCTGGCAAGCACCCTGGACATCCTGCCAACACTGACTGCcctggctggagcagctcttccCGACGTTTCCCTGGATGGTTATGACCTGAGTCCGCTGCTGTTTGAGTCAGGGAAG CATCAGGGCTCTTCTGAGTCCCTGGAGACTCTGCCTGGTCCTGTCCCAGGCTCTTTTCCAGCCCCGTGGCCACACAGAtga
- the ACR gene encoding LOW QUALITY PROTEIN: acrosin (The sequence of the model RefSeq protein was modified relative to this genomic sequence to represent the inferred CDS: inserted 1 base in 1 codon), with amino-acid sequence MGCRAPPGAMALLLPLAVLLAACRPGHGFSGGCDTCGLRPVAYHYGGMRVVGGTEALHGSWPWIVSIQNPRFAGTGHMCGGSLITPQWVLSAAHCFGRPNYILQSRVVIGANDLTQLGQEVEVRSIRRAILHEYFNNKTMINDIALLELDRPVHCSYYIQLACVPDPSLRVSELTDCYVSGWGHMGMRSAAPTQTAEVLQEAKVHLLDLNLCNSSHWYDGVLHSHNLCAGYPQGGIDTCQGDSGGPLMCRDSSADYFWLVGVTSWGRGCGRAFRPGIYTSTQHFYNWILLQMRAAAHPTSRTWSHYMSTSSYHHGPNAVPTQPSVSDSCPFPAQKLREFFTGVQNLLQSLXGKQGLISCTAQSSLQCTTTPFFGIMPNGSPSLSHPPSSDCTQTLKFTQLDK; translated from the exons ATGGGCTGCCGTGCGCCTCCGGGAGCGATGGCGCTGCTGCTGCCCCTCGCGGTGCTGCTGGCCGCCTGCCGGCCCGGGCACGGCTTCTCCGGCGGCTGCGA CACCTGCGGGCTCCGGCCCGTGGCTTATCACTATGGTGGGATGCGCGTCGTGGGCGGCACGGAAGCCCTGCACGGGTCCTGGCCGTGGATCGTCAGCATCCAGAACCCCCGGTTTGCGGGCACGGGACACATGTGCGGAGGATCCCTCATCACCCCGCAGTGGGTGCTCTCGGCAGCGCACTGCTTCGGCCGCCCCAA CTACATCCTGCAGTCGCGCGTGGTGATCGGTGCCAACGATCTGACTCAGCTGGGCCAGGAGGTGGAGGTGCGCAGCATCAGGAGGGCGATACTTCACGAGTACTTTAACAACAAGACGATGATCAACGACATCGCGCTGCTCGAGTTGGATCGACCCGTCCACTGCAGCTACTACATCCAGCTGGCCTGCGTGCCCGACCCCTCGCTGCGAGTGTCAGAGCTCACAGACTGCTACGTCAGTGGCTGGGGACACATGGGGATGAGAT CTGCAGCGCCCACCCAAACCGCCGAGGTCCTGCAGGAGGCCAAGGTCCACCTCCTCGACCTCAACCTCTGCAACAGCAGCCACTGGTACGACGGGGTGCTCCACAGCCACAACCTGTGTGCTGGTTACCCGCAGGGCGGCATCGACACCTGCCAG GGCGATAGCGGCGGCCCTCTGATGTGCAGAGACAGCAGCGCTGACTATTTCTGGCTGGTTGGTGTGACCAGCTGGGGGAGAGGCTGCGGCAGGGCGTTTCGCCCTGGGATCTACACCTCCACTCAGCACTTCTACAACTGGATCCTGCTGCAGATGAGAGCAGCAGCCCATCCGACGTCGCGGACATGGAGTCATTACATGAGCACCTCGTCCTACCACCACGGGCCAAACGCGGTGCCAACACAACCGAGCGTGTCGGACTCCTGTCCATTTCCAGCCCAGAAACTCAGGGAATTCTTTACTGGGGTGCAGAACCTCCTGCAGAGCC TGGGGAAGCAAGGCTTAATCAGCTGCACGGcgcagagcagcctgcagtgcaCCACCACCCCTTTCTTTGGGATAATGCCCAATGGCAGCCCATCTCTGTCCCACCCGCCCTCCTCCGACTGCACACAAACGCTGAAGTTTACTCAGCTGGACAAATAA